The Felis catus isolate Fca126 chromosome X, F.catus_Fca126_mat1.0, whole genome shotgun sequence genome includes a region encoding these proteins:
- the LOC123383329 gene encoding uncharacterized protein LOC123383329 isoform X2 codes for MLHAPHPPRLVPTPPPPPPLPPRPRPLPAHLQALLLALDRRGRTASQNAPPESGAQLAREPPEGCRYRLKTCPCTSSRQDGSFWTSVKGSPLQESVAGELPPFGVTGPRNNTVIRLAPVTTCLGLPVPAWPPCIQSPCIQSPWRCPCCCSTSWTSWGRRTRSWRATTRSWGTGAPRGSCSTFRTATLVVVAGYPAWRWSDLAGAWRMNFRKVWEMHLANCHYQGVNFSNSRRIWNSVSECYCYYNFVVHFHPPTVRAGLPRQGPWS; via the exons ATGCTCCATGCCCCCCACCCGCCGCGCTTGGTTCCcacgccgccgccaccgccgccgctgccgccccggccccgcccgctCCCCGCCCACCTCCAGGCCCTGCTCCTGGCTCTAGACAGAAGAGGACGGACAGCCTCGCAGAACGCGCCTCCTGAGAGCGGCGCCCAG CTGGCAAGGGAGCCCCCGGAAGG GTGCCGGTATCGTTTGAAGACGTGCCCGTGTACTTCATCAAGACAGGATGGAAGCTTCTGGACCTCAGTCAAAGGATCCCCTCTACAAGAGAGTGTTGCTGGAGAACTACCGCCATTTGGTGTCACTGG GCCAAGGAATAACACCGTTATCCGGCTGGCCCCAGTCACCACCTGCTTGGGGCTCCCCGTGCCCGCCTGGCCCCCATGCATCCAAAGTCCATGCATCCAGAGTCCATGGCGGTGCCCATGTTGCTGCTCAACCTCGTGGACCAGCTGGGGGAGGCGGACGAGGAGCTGGCGGGCAACTACGCGGAGCTGGGGGACTGGTGCGCCCAGAGGATCCTGCAGCACTTTCAG GACAGCCACTTTGGTGGTGGTAGCAGGATATCCTGCTTGGAGATGGTCGGACTTGGCAGGTGCCTGGAGGATGAACTTCAGGAAGGTGTGGGAGATGCATTTGGCCAACTGTCACTATCAGGGAGTGAACTTCTCAAATTCAAGAAGAATTTGGAACTCTGTCTCCGAATGCTACTGTTATTATAATTTTGTCGTCCACTTTCACCCTCCGACTGTCAGGGCCGGCCTTCCGCGACAGGGGCCATGGTCTTAG
- the LOC123383329 gene encoding uncharacterized protein LOC123383329 isoform X3, which yields MRRNQTLPALSLTDSSCPWCGVVCVCWEFFCEDPDLRGKGVSSGASGDGWKVGVQGSCPHGKKGMRKRKPRLAGGGQDSLSGGPPPRCRYRLKTCPCTSSRQDGSFWTSVKGSPLQESVAGELPPFGVTGPRNNTVIRLAPVTTCLGLPVPAWPPCIQSPCIQSPWRCPCCCSTSWTSWGRRTRSWRATTRSWGTGAPRGSCSTFRTATLVVVAGYPAWRWSDLAGAWRMNFRKVWEMHLANCHYQGVNFSNSRRIWNSVSECYCYYNFVVHFHPPTVRAGLPRQGPWS from the exons ATGCGGAGGAATCAGACACTGCCCGCTCTGTCCCTGACAGACTCTTCCTGCCCTTGGT GTGGagtggtatgtgtgtgttgggagttTTTCTGTGAGGACCCTGACCTGAGAGGAAAAGGGGTCAGCAGTGGAGCTTCCGGGGATGGCTGGAAAGTCGGGGTGCAGGGGTCCTGCCCCcatgggaagaaaggaatgagaaagaggaaGCCAAGGCTCGCCGGAGGTGGGCAGGACTCCCTGTCTGGCGGCCCACCGCCCAG GTGCCGGTATCGTTTGAAGACGTGCCCGTGTACTTCATCAAGACAGGATGGAAGCTTCTGGACCTCAGTCAAAGGATCCCCTCTACAAGAGAGTGTTGCTGGAGAACTACCGCCATTTGGTGTCACTGG GCCAAGGAATAACACCGTTATCCGGCTGGCCCCAGTCACCACCTGCTTGGGGCTCCCCGTGCCCGCCTGGCCCCCATGCATCCAAAGTCCATGCATCCAGAGTCCATGGCGGTGCCCATGTTGCTGCTCAACCTCGTGGACCAGCTGGGGGAGGCGGACGAGGAGCTGGCGGGCAACTACGCGGAGCTGGGGGACTGGTGCGCCCAGAGGATCCTGCAGCACTTTCAG GACAGCCACTTTGGTGGTGGTAGCAGGATATCCTGCTTGGAGATGGTCGGACTTGGCAGGTGCCTGGAGGATGAACTTCAGGAAGGTGTGGGAGATGCATTTGGCCAACTGTCACTATCAGGGAGTGAACTTCTCAAATTCAAGAAGAATTTGGAACTCTGTCTCCGAATGCTACTGTTATTATAATTTTGTCGTCCACTTTCACCCTCCGACTGTCAGGGCCGGCCTTCCGCGACAGGGGCCATGGTCTTAG
- the LOC123383329 gene encoding myosin-1-like isoform X1, with protein sequence MGSRSAPGCPGNQARSPVGRAGTGAGPSRPPAATRMLHAPHPPRLVPTPPPPPPLPPRPRPLPAHLQALLLALDRRGRTASQNAPPESGAQVPVSFEDVPVYFIKTGWKLLDLSQRIPSTRECCWRTTAIWCHWMQGSQRSSGIVSRCHMSQQPPDLPAGQGITPLSGWPQSPPAWGSPCPPGPHASKVHASRVHGGAHVAAQPRGPAGGGGRGAGGQLRGAGGLVRPEDPAALSGLCVFQDSHFGGGSRISCLEMVGLGRCLEDELQEGVGDAFGQLSLSGSELLKFKKNLELCLRMLLLL encoded by the exons ATGGGAAGCAGAAGTGCCCCGGGGTGCCCTGGCAATCAGGCCAGATCCCCCGTGGGGCGCGCTGGGACCGGCGCGGGGCCCAGCCGCCCTCCCGCTGCGACGCGCATGCTCCATGCCCCCCACCCGCCGCGCTTGGTTCCcacgccgccgccaccgccgccgctgccgccccggccccgcccgctCCCCGCCCACCTCCAGGCCCTGCTCCTGGCTCTAGACAGAAGAGGACGGACAGCCTCGCAGAACGCGCCTCCTGAGAGCGGCGCCCAG GTGCCGGTATCGTTTGAAGACGTGCCCGTGTACTTCATCAAGACAGGATGGAAGCTTCTGGACCTCAGTCAAAGGATCCCCTCTACAAGAGAGTGTTGCTGGAGAACTACCGCCATTTGGTGTCACTGG ATGCAGGGTTCACAGCGCAGTTCCGGAATCGTCAGTCGATGCCACATGTCCCAGCAGCCTCCTGACCTCCCTGCAGGCCAAGGAATAACACCGTTATCCGGCTGGCCCCAGTCACCACCTGCTTGGGGCTCCCCGTGCCCGCCTGGCCCCCATGCATCCAAAGTCCATGCATCCAGAGTCCATGGCGGTGCCCATGTTGCTGCTCAACCTCGTGGACCAGCTGGGGGAGGCGGACGAGGAGCTGGCGGGCAACTACGCGGAGCTGGGGGACTGGTGCGCCCAGAGGATCCTGCAGCACTTTCAG GCCTCTGTGTGTTCCAGGACAGCCACTTTGGTGGTGGTAGCAGGATATCCTGCTTGGAGATGGTCGGACTTGGCAGGTGCCTGGAGGATGAACTTCAGGAAGGTGTGGGAGATGCATTTGGCCAACTGTCACTATCAGGGAGTGAACTTCTCAAATTCAAGAAGAATTTGGAACTCTGTCTCCGAATGCTACTGTTATTATAA
- the LOC123383329 gene encoding uncharacterized protein LOC123383329 isoform X6 — MAAILLKAGPKVPVSFEDVPVYFIKTGWKLLDLSQRIPSTRECCWRTTAIWCHWMQGSQRSSGIVSRCHMSQQPPDLPAGQGITPLSGWPQSPPAWGSPCPPGPHASKVHASRVHGGAHVAAQPRGPAGGGGRGAGGQLRGAGGLVRPEDPAALSGLCVFQDSHFGGGSRISCLEMVGLGRCLEDELQEGVGDAFGQLSLSGSELLKFKKNLELCLRMLLLL; from the exons ATGGCAGCCATTCTCTTGAAGGCCGGACCCAAG GTGCCGGTATCGTTTGAAGACGTGCCCGTGTACTTCATCAAGACAGGATGGAAGCTTCTGGACCTCAGTCAAAGGATCCCCTCTACAAGAGAGTGTTGCTGGAGAACTACCGCCATTTGGTGTCACTGG ATGCAGGGTTCACAGCGCAGTTCCGGAATCGTCAGTCGATGCCACATGTCCCAGCAGCCTCCTGACCTCCCTGCAGGCCAAGGAATAACACCGTTATCCGGCTGGCCCCAGTCACCACCTGCTTGGGGCTCCCCGTGCCCGCCTGGCCCCCATGCATCCAAAGTCCATGCATCCAGAGTCCATGGCGGTGCCCATGTTGCTGCTCAACCTCGTGGACCAGCTGGGGGAGGCGGACGAGGAGCTGGCGGGCAACTACGCGGAGCTGGGGGACTGGTGCGCCCAGAGGATCCTGCAGCACTTTCAG GCCTCTGTGTGTTCCAGGACAGCCACTTTGGTGGTGGTAGCAGGATATCCTGCTTGGAGATGGTCGGACTTGGCAGGTGCCTGGAGGATGAACTTCAGGAAGGTGTGGGAGATGCATTTGGCCAACTGTCACTATCAGGGAGTGAACTTCTCAAATTCAAGAAGAATTTGGAACTCTGTCTCCGAATGCTACTGTTATTATAA
- the LOC123383329 gene encoding potassium/sodium hyperpolarization-activated cyclic nucleotide-gated channel 2-like isoform X5 → MGSRSAPGCPGNQARSPVGRAGTGAGPSRPPAATRMLHAPHPPRLVPTPPPPPPLPPRPRPLPAHLQALLLALDRRGRTASQNAPPESGAQLAREPPEGCRYRLKTCPCTSSRQDGSFWTSVKGSPLQESVAGELPPFGVTGPRNNTVIRLAPVTTCLGLPVPAWPPCIQSPCIQSPWRCPCCCSTSWTSWGRRTRSWRATTRSWGTGAPRGSCSTFRPLCVPGQPLWWW, encoded by the exons ATGGGAAGCAGAAGTGCCCCGGGGTGCCCTGGCAATCAGGCCAGATCCCCCGTGGGGCGCGCTGGGACCGGCGCGGGGCCCAGCCGCCCTCCCGCTGCGACGCGCATGCTCCATGCCCCCCACCCGCCGCGCTTGGTTCCcacgccgccgccaccgccgccgctgccgccccggccccgcccgctCCCCGCCCACCTCCAGGCCCTGCTCCTGGCTCTAGACAGAAGAGGACGGACAGCCTCGCAGAACGCGCCTCCTGAGAGCGGCGCCCAG CTGGCAAGGGAGCCCCCGGAAGG GTGCCGGTATCGTTTGAAGACGTGCCCGTGTACTTCATCAAGACAGGATGGAAGCTTCTGGACCTCAGTCAAAGGATCCCCTCTACAAGAGAGTGTTGCTGGAGAACTACCGCCATTTGGTGTCACTGG GCCAAGGAATAACACCGTTATCCGGCTGGCCCCAGTCACCACCTGCTTGGGGCTCCCCGTGCCCGCCTGGCCCCCATGCATCCAAAGTCCATGCATCCAGAGTCCATGGCGGTGCCCATGTTGCTGCTCAACCTCGTGGACCAGCTGGGGGAGGCGGACGAGGAGCTGGCGGGCAACTACGCGGAGCTGGGGGACTGGTGCGCCCAGAGGATCCTGCAGCACTTTCAG GCCTCTGTGTGTTCCAGGACAGCCACTTTGGTGGTGGTAG
- the LOC123383329 gene encoding homeobox protein engrailed-1-like isoform X4, whose amino-acid sequence MGSRSAPGCPGNQARSPVGRAGTGAGPSRPPAATRMLHAPHPPRLVPTPPPPPPLPPRPRPLPAHLQALLLALDRRGRTASQNAPPESGAQVPVSFEDVPVYFIKTGWKLLDLSQRIPSTRECCWRTTAIWCHWMQGSQRSSGIVSRCHMSQQPPDLPAGQGITPLSGWPQSPPAWGSPCPPGPHASKVHASRVHGGAHVAAQPRGPAGGGGRGAGGQLRGAGGLVRPEDPAALSGQPLWWW is encoded by the exons ATGGGAAGCAGAAGTGCCCCGGGGTGCCCTGGCAATCAGGCCAGATCCCCCGTGGGGCGCGCTGGGACCGGCGCGGGGCCCAGCCGCCCTCCCGCTGCGACGCGCATGCTCCATGCCCCCCACCCGCCGCGCTTGGTTCCcacgccgccgccaccgccgccgctgccgccccggccccgcccgctCCCCGCCCACCTCCAGGCCCTGCTCCTGGCTCTAGACAGAAGAGGACGGACAGCCTCGCAGAACGCGCCTCCTGAGAGCGGCGCCCAG GTGCCGGTATCGTTTGAAGACGTGCCCGTGTACTTCATCAAGACAGGATGGAAGCTTCTGGACCTCAGTCAAAGGATCCCCTCTACAAGAGAGTGTTGCTGGAGAACTACCGCCATTTGGTGTCACTGG ATGCAGGGTTCACAGCGCAGTTCCGGAATCGTCAGTCGATGCCACATGTCCCAGCAGCCTCCTGACCTCCCTGCAGGCCAAGGAATAACACCGTTATCCGGCTGGCCCCAGTCACCACCTGCTTGGGGCTCCCCGTGCCCGCCTGGCCCCCATGCATCCAAAGTCCATGCATCCAGAGTCCATGGCGGTGCCCATGTTGCTGCTCAACCTCGTGGACCAGCTGGGGGAGGCGGACGAGGAGCTGGCGGGCAACTACGCGGAGCTGGGGGACTGGTGCGCCCAGAGGATCCTGCAGCACTTTCAG GACAGCCACTTTGGTGGTGGTAG